A portion of the Eubacterium maltosivorans genome contains these proteins:
- a CDS encoding precorrin-8X methylmutase — protein MTAYINNPKEIEKRSFEIITEELGGKTFPPEIADIVKRVIHTTADFEYADLIEFKNNAVESGLKALEAGKKIYADTSMIKVAVNRKALADHQLEIVNYVHDEDVAKAAKERGVTRSTVGMEKALDDDTVGIFAIGNAPTALYKLIEFIKAGKAKPDLIVGAPIGFVGAAESKEALDELDALEVPYIRINGRKGGSPVVAAILNAMLYKLGRDW, from the coding sequence ATGACAGCTTATATCAACAACCCGAAAGAAATTGAAAAAAGAAGTTTTGAGATTATTACCGAGGAGCTTGGCGGAAAAACCTTTCCGCCGGAGATTGCAGATATTGTGAAGCGCGTGATTCACACCACCGCTGATTTTGAGTACGCCGACCTGATTGAATTTAAAAACAACGCGGTTGAGAGCGGGCTCAAAGCCCTCGAGGCCGGTAAAAAGATCTATGCGGATACCAGCATGATCAAGGTTGCGGTTAACCGCAAAGCACTGGCAGACCATCAGCTTGAAATTGTCAACTATGTTCACGACGAGGATGTGGCAAAGGCCGCAAAGGAACGGGGCGTTACCCGTTCAACGGTGGGCATGGAAAAGGCTTTGGATGACGATACAGTCGGTATTTTTGCCATTGGCAACGCGCCGACCGCGCTCTACAAGCTCATCGAATTTATCAAGGCAGGAAAAGCAAAGCCGGATTTAATTGTGGGTGCACCCATCGGCTTTGTGGGTGCGGCAGAATCCAAGGAAGCCCTTGACGAGCTGGACGCCCTGGAGGTTCCATACATTCGTATTAACGGCAGAAAGGGCGGAAGCCCAGTGGTTGCGGCGATTTTAAACGCCATGCTTTATAAATTAGGACGGGATTGGTAA
- the cobI gene encoding precorrin-2 C(20)-methyltransferase — protein sequence MKGIFYGLGVGPGDPDLLTVKAHKILQSADVIITPTKKMGKPSIAYRIVESHITDHTRVVEMSFPMISLSAERETLEKQWKENADEIEKILEEGKSVVFLTLGDPMVFSTYSYVMEYLLERGVEVVTLSGVPSFCNLAAQINVPLTQGEESLGIVAMTQPIEEIRQILDVHRNIVIMKVSADNKRLAEELEKRGLENSFVLVSNIGMETQSIIRDIEVLKGDIPYLSTLLIKKDYDITLD from the coding sequence ATGAAAGGTATATTTTATGGTTTGGGCGTCGGCCCTGGAGATCCGGATTTACTGACAGTAAAGGCACACAAAATTCTGCAGTCGGCAGATGTGATCATCACACCGACTAAAAAAATGGGGAAACCAAGCATCGCATATCGGATTGTGGAAAGCCACATTACGGATCACACGCGCGTGGTGGAGATGTCTTTCCCGATGATTTCCTTAAGCGCAGAGCGCGAAACGCTGGAAAAGCAGTGGAAGGAAAACGCAGATGAGATTGAAAAAATTCTGGAAGAGGGAAAAAGCGTTGTCTTTTTAACCCTTGGCGACCCAATGGTATTCAGTACCTATTCCTATGTGATGGAATACCTTCTGGAGCGGGGTGTCGAGGTGGTAACTCTTTCCGGCGTACCGTCTTTCTGCAACCTGGCTGCGCAGATCAATGTTCCGCTGACCCAGGGAGAGGAATCACTGGGCATCGTGGCAATGACACAGCCCATTGAGGAAATACGGCAGATTCTGGACGTGCACCGCAACATTGTTATTATGAAGGTGAGCGCAGACAACAAACGTCTGGCAGAGGAGCTGGAAAAACGCGGACTGGAAAATTCCTTTGTGCTGGTATCCAATATCGGTATGGAAACTCAGAGCATTATCCGCGATATTGAAGTGCTCAAGGGGGATATTCCATATCTTTCGACCCTGCTGATCAAAAAGGATTACGACATCACATTAGACTGA
- the cbiD gene encoding cobalt-precorrin-5B (C(1))-methyltransferase CbiD: MLEKYIEKGGKRLRYGYTTGSCATAAAKGAVSMLLGGQKLETIGIDTPKGWPLTIELFDCEIGDHWASCSVIKDGGDDPDITNGVKIFVKVTEKAEPGITFKGGRGVGKVTLKGLSLPVGEPAINPVPREMITREIMKVMKEYQAEGGYEVEVSIPDGEVLAKRTFNPKLGIVGGLSVVGTSGIVEPMSEDALKESMRLELSMLKAKGIDEIIFVPGNYGKDFVESLHLNTEVLVKTSNFIGFMLEEAERMGFKKILFVGHLGKLVKVAGGLFNTHSAVADGRMEILAAHCALLGGSQASVEKIMNSTTTDEAVDYLFEERLPGYFDHLAETVKKRCEAKVYDNIEIETIIFSKAHGLLGESAGAKDMVKALCTN, from the coding sequence ATGCTGGAAAAATATATAGAAAAAGGCGGTAAGAGGCTGCGCTACGGCTATACTACGGGCTCCTGCGCCACAGCAGCGGCAAAGGGCGCGGTGTCCATGCTGTTGGGCGGTCAGAAGCTGGAGACCATCGGCATTGACACACCAAAGGGGTGGCCGCTGACCATTGAGCTGTTTGACTGTGAGATCGGTGATCACTGGGCCTCCTGCTCAGTGATCAAGGATGGCGGCGACGATCCGGATATTACAAATGGCGTTAAAATTTTTGTGAAGGTGACCGAAAAGGCTGAGCCTGGCATTACTTTTAAAGGCGGCAGAGGCGTTGGGAAGGTTACCCTGAAAGGCCTGAGCCTGCCGGTGGGGGAACCGGCCATTAATCCGGTCCCGCGGGAGATGATCACCCGCGAAATCATGAAGGTTATGAAAGAGTACCAGGCGGAGGGCGGCTATGAGGTAGAGGTCTCCATACCGGATGGAGAGGTCCTTGCCAAACGGACCTTTAACCCGAAACTTGGGATTGTCGGCGGTCTGTCCGTCGTGGGGACCTCGGGCATTGTTGAGCCCATGAGCGAGGACGCCCTGAAGGAATCCATGCGGCTGGAGCTGTCCATGCTCAAAGCAAAAGGAATCGATGAGATCATCTTTGTTCCGGGAAATTACGGCAAGGATTTTGTGGAATCACTCCATCTGAACACTGAGGTGCTTGTGAAAACCAGCAATTTTATCGGCTTTATGCTTGAGGAAGCAGAGCGGATGGGCTTTAAAAAGATTCTCTTTGTCGGGCATTTGGGCAAGCTGGTAAAAGTGGCAGGCGGCCTGTTTAACACGCACAGCGCTGTGGCAGACGGGCGGATGGAAATTCTGGCGGCCCACTGTGCGCTTCTTGGCGGCAGCCAGGCAAGCGTCGAAAAAATTATGAACAGCACCACTACTGATGAGGCCGTAGACTATCTGTTTGAGGAAAGGCTTCCAGGATATTTTGACCACCTGGCCGAAACGGTTAAAAAACGCTGCGAGGCAAAGGTTTATGATAATATCGAAATTGAGACGATTATTTTCTCAAAGGCCCACGGCCTTTTGGGTGAAAGCGCTGGAGCAAAGGATATGGTGAAAGCACTATGCACAAATTAA
- the cbiE gene encoding precorrin-6y C5,15-methyltransferase (decarboxylating) subunit CbiE produces MHKLKVVSLGPGHPDYILPIAKKEIAAAEVILCGERHLESFDATGKEVMIIGRGTPLSELMQRVKECYPVRKTAIVVSGDCGFYSLLTYTKKRIPSEDIEAIPGISSLQYLFAKIGMTWQDAEMMSLHGRNQDLPGRAATGKKIGILTDGEHNTAYIAKTLRENGYGEKFLYVGEDLSYSDERITRLTVEEGLSFKEKGMAVVVIADE; encoded by the coding sequence ATGCACAAATTAAAAGTAGTAAGCCTTGGCCCGGGGCACCCTGATTATATTCTTCCCATTGCTAAAAAGGAAATCGCCGCGGCAGAGGTTATTTTATGTGGGGAGCGGCATCTGGAAAGCTTTGATGCCACAGGCAAGGAAGTCATGATTATCGGCAGAGGAACACCGCTGTCTGAGCTGATGCAGCGTGTGAAGGAATGTTATCCGGTCCGGAAGACAGCCATTGTCGTGTCAGGCGACTGCGGCTTTTACAGCCTTTTGACCTACACGAAGAAGAGAATTCCGTCAGAGGATATCGAAGCCATCCCGGGGATATCCTCCCTGCAGTATCTCTTTGCTAAAATCGGCATGACCTGGCAGGACGCAGAAATGATGAGCCTGCATGGCAGGAATCAGGATTTACCGGGCCGGGCCGCAACAGGGAAAAAAATTGGCATTCTGACGGATGGAGAACACAACACAGCCTACATTGCCAAAACGCTGAGGGAAAACGGTTATGGGGAAAAATTCCTCTATGTTGGGGAAGATCTCTCCTATTCAGATGAACGGATTACAAGATTAACAGTGGAGGAAGGCCTTAGCTTTAAAGAAAAGGGCATGGCCGTAGTGGTGATTGCAGATGAGTAG
- the cbiT gene encoding precorrin-6Y C5,15-methyltransferase (decarboxylating) subunit CbiT, which translates to MSRVAGYKDEDYIRGKAPMTKREVRILTISLLGIQEKDIVVDIGAGTGGLTMEAAYAAKKGRVYAVEAKEAALELEKQNIEKFGADNVTIIPGKAPAVLEEIEEKVDKVIIGGTGGQLEEIFIWCKEHLNPGGRLVANFVTMENASLATTLMRKYFTDVDMIQVGVSRGEFIGGLTMLKASNPIFIITGSVE; encoded by the coding sequence ATGAGTAGAGTAGCAGGCTATAAAGATGAAGATTACATCCGGGGCAAGGCCCCGATGACAAAGAGAGAGGTCCGGATTCTGACCATTTCTTTATTGGGTATCCAGGAAAAGGACATCGTGGTAGACATTGGCGCCGGCACTGGCGGCCTGACCATGGAGGCGGCTTACGCGGCAAAGAAGGGCAGAGTTTACGCTGTCGAAGCTAAGGAGGCAGCGCTGGAGCTTGAAAAGCAGAACATTGAGAAATTCGGCGCAGACAATGTGACCATCATTCCGGGAAAAGCGCCGGCAGTGCTTGAGGAAATTGAAGAAAAAGTGGATAAGGTGATTATTGGCGGTACCGGTGGACAGCTTGAGGAGATTTTTATCTGGTGCAAGGAACATCTAAACCCGGGCGGCAGACTGGTAGCCAATTTTGTCACCATGGAAAACGCATCTCTGGCAACAACCCTGATGCGCAAATACTTTACCGATGTAGACATGATCCAAGTGGGCGTCAGCCGGGGTGAGTTTATCGGCGGCCTCACCATGCTGAAAGCCTCCAACCCGATTTTTATTATTACTGGGAGTGTGGAGTGA
- a CDS encoding DUF3795 domain-containing protein, whose translation MKKELGIAYCGLACCICGELMDCPGCRDSGCKDKESCKNYRCCLKRGLDGCWECESFPCKDSMLKDKRIRAFSQFVKIYGKEKLLECLERNEKAGLVYHKAGSLDGDYDLPESEEGIIELILTGEIEV comes from the coding sequence ATGAAAAAGGAGCTGGGAATTGCGTATTGCGGCTTAGCGTGTTGTATCTGCGGCGAGTTGATGGACTGTCCAGGCTGCAGAGATAGTGGATGTAAGGATAAAGAAAGCTGTAAAAATTATAGATGCTGCCTGAAAAGAGGCCTTGACGGCTGCTGGGAATGCGAATCATTCCCCTGTAAAGATAGTATGCTAAAGGATAAGCGCATAAGGGCCTTTTCGCAGTTCGTTAAAATCTACGGAAAAGAAAAACTGCTGGAATGTCTTGAGAGAAATGAGAAAGCGGGATTAGTCTATCATAAAGCCGGGAGCCTGGACGGTGACTATGACTTGCCGGAAAGCGAAGAAGGGATTATCGAGTTGATCTTGACAGGGGAAATAGAGGTGTAG
- a CDS encoding phenylacetate--CoA ligase family protein, which translates to MENYFQPEIECASREQIRAWQDERLVETVKHVYENVPYYRNLMEEKNVTPDDIKGVDDLHKLPFLTKDDLREAYPYGLLAEPLENCVRIQSTSGTTGRRVVAFYTQDDIDLWDECCARAIVAAGGTKEDVVHVSYGYGLFTGGPGLNGGSHKVGCLTLPMSSGNTDRQIQFMRDLGSTILCCTPSYAAFLGETVCEMGLQDEIKLKAGIFGAEAWSEEMRQDIQNKLGIKAYDIYGLTEISGPGVSFECSEQTGMHINEDHFIAEIIDPNTGEVLPDGEKGELVFTSITKKAFPLLRYRTRDICVLSREKCSCGRTHVKMTKPMGRSDDMLIVKGVNVFPSQIETVLLNKGYPANYQIIVSRENNSDKLDVQVEMTLEMFSDNLREVSAREKELVDALKAMLGIYANVQLVAPKSITRSEGKAVRVIDKRNLY; encoded by the coding sequence ATGGAGAATTATTTCCAGCCTGAAATCGAGTGTGCCTCACGGGAACAGATCCGGGCCTGGCAGGATGAACGTTTGGTTGAGACGGTTAAGCATGTTTATGAAAACGTCCCCTATTACAGAAATCTGATGGAAGAAAAAAATGTGACCCCAGACGATATTAAGGGTGTGGACGATTTACACAAGCTGCCGTTTTTAACAAAGGATGACCTGAGAGAGGCTTATCCTTACGGCCTTTTGGCAGAGCCGCTGGAAAACTGTGTGCGCATCCAGTCAACCAGCGGCACCACGGGGCGCCGGGTCGTCGCCTTTTATACCCAGGATGACATCGACCTGTGGGACGAATGCTGCGCCCGCGCCATTGTGGCGGCCGGAGGAACTAAGGAAGATGTGGTGCATGTTTCCTACGGCTACGGCCTGTTTACCGGAGGCCCCGGATTAAACGGCGGTTCCCACAAGGTGGGCTGTCTGACACTGCCGATGTCCTCAGGGAACACTGACCGCCAGATTCAGTTTATGCGGGATCTGGGCTCCACGATTCTCTGCTGTACGCCATCCTATGCCGCTTTCCTGGGCGAAACAGTCTGTGAAATGGGGCTTCAGGATGAAATTAAGCTGAAAGCCGGTATCTTCGGCGCGGAAGCCTGGAGCGAGGAAATGCGCCAGGATATTCAGAATAAGCTTGGCATTAAGGCCTATGATATTTACGGGCTCACCGAAATATCAGGTCCGGGCGTATCCTTTGAATGCAGCGAGCAGACAGGCATGCACATCAATGAAGACCACTTTATCGCTGAAATCATCGACCCGAATACCGGCGAGGTACTGCCGGATGGCGAGAAAGGAGAGCTTGTATTCACCAGTATTACCAAAAAAGCCTTTCCGCTGCTCCGCTACCGTACCCGCGATATCTGTGTCCTGAGCCGCGAAAAATGCTCTTGCGGAAGAACCCATGTCAAGATGACCAAGCCCATGGGCCGCAGCGACGATATGCTCATTGTAAAGGGCGTTAACGTATTCCCATCCCAGATTGAGACAGTGCTCTTAAACAAGGGATATCCGGCAAACTATCAGATCATTGTCAGCCGTGAAAACAACAGCGATAAGCTGGATGTCCAGGTTGAAATGACCCTTGAAATGTTCTCAGATAATCTGAGAGAAGTTTCTGCCAGAGAAAAAGAACTGGTGGACGCACTCAAAGCCATGCTCGGCATCTATGCTAATGTTCAGCTGGTTGCGCCGAAGTCCATTACCCGCAGCGAAGGCAAGGCAGTTCGCGTCATTGATAAACGTAATTTATATTAA
- a CDS encoding ACT domain-containing protein, whose amino-acid sequence MMTIKQISVFVENKAGQLSKFVDVLSENEIDMRALSLAETKDFGIVRVIVDDSYKASTVLKEAGYIFKLTPVLAAAVPDEPGALKNILKILGDSNINLEYTYAFITRKKDLAYMIFRVEDNERAVEALSKNGVKLLTQEDLEAL is encoded by the coding sequence ATGATGACTATTAAACAGATTTCCGTATTTGTGGAAAACAAAGCCGGCCAGTTGTCGAAGTTTGTGGATGTGCTGTCAGAAAATGAGATTGACATGCGCGCCCTTTCCCTTGCCGAAACCAAGGATTTTGGCATTGTCCGCGTCATTGTGGACGATTCCTATAAAGCGTCGACCGTCCTCAAAGAGGCTGGCTACATCTTTAAGCTGACACCGGTACTGGCAGCAGCTGTTCCGGATGAACCGGGAGCGCTGAAAAATATTCTGAAAATTCTGGGCGACAGCAATATTAACCTGGAATACACCTATGCCTTTATCACCCGCAAAAAAGATCTGGCTTACATGATTTTCAGAGTAGAGGATAACGAAAGAGCAGTCGAGGCCCTTTCTAAAAACGGCGTCAAGCTGCTGACCCAGGAAGACCTAGAAGCGCTTTAA
- the fba gene encoding class II fructose-1,6-bisphosphate aldolase, producing MLVSAKEMLNKAKAGHYGVGQFNINNLEWTKAVLQTANEQRSPVILGVSEGAGKYMCGYKTVTNMVNGMLDELNISVPVALHLDHGSYEGAKACIAAGFSSIMFDGSHLPFDENIEKTKELVEICRGKGLSLEAEVGAIGGEEDGVIGTGEFADPEECKKIADLGVTMLAAGIGNIHGKYPENWQGLNFDVLARIQEKTGDMPLVLHGGTGIPDEMVRKAIDLGVAKINVNTECQLVFAEATRKYIEAGKDLEGKGFDPRKLLAPGTQAIKDIVKVKMDLFGSTGKADA from the coding sequence ATGTTAGTATCAGCAAAAGAAATGCTTAATAAAGCAAAAGCAGGCCATTATGGTGTGGGACAGTTCAACATCAATAACCTTGAATGGACCAAAGCGGTTCTTCAGACGGCCAACGAACAGAGATCACCTGTTATCTTAGGGGTTTCTGAAGGTGCTGGAAAATATATGTGCGGCTACAAAACAGTTACCAATATGGTTAACGGAATGCTGGACGAATTAAATATTTCTGTTCCGGTTGCCCTTCATTTAGATCACGGCAGCTATGAAGGCGCAAAGGCCTGTATCGCAGCTGGCTTCTCATCCATCATGTTTGACGGTTCTCATCTTCCTTTTGATGAAAACATCGAAAAGACAAAAGAACTTGTTGAGATCTGCCGGGGCAAAGGCTTATCTCTGGAAGCAGAAGTCGGCGCCATCGGCGGTGAAGAAGACGGCGTCATTGGAACCGGTGAATTCGCTGATCCTGAAGAATGTAAAAAAATCGCTGATTTAGGCGTGACCATGTTAGCTGCTGGAATCGGTAATATCCACGGAAAATACCCAGAAAACTGGCAGGGTTTAAACTTCGACGTTTTAGCAAGAATCCAGGAAAAAACCGGCGATATGCCTCTCGTTCTCCACGGCGGCACCGGTATTCCGGATGAAATGGTCAGAAAAGCCATTGATTTAGGCGTTGCAAAAATCAATGTAAACACCGAATGCCAGCTCGTATTTGCCGAAGCAACCAGAAAATATATCGAAGCCGGCAAAGACCTTGAAGGCAAGGGTTTTGATCCTCGTAAATTACTGGCTCCTGGCACACAGGCCATCAAAGATATTGTAAAAGTAAAAATGGATCTTTTCGGCTCCACCGGAAAGGCCGACGCCTAA
- a CDS encoding GntR family transcriptional regulator produces MKKEIPLYLFICRKIEDDIYNGKLKLGDTLPSEPKISKQMGASRNSVRKALRLLQDSNLIFCSHGKNAQVIFDSRLPEHREAYEKRFENRRHGISDTYRMLSILLPSIITYGASKCSREDYMTLYEMTDNLDSSDPIEMFAFHCRFIRNILRRTDNPFVIELFEQICDFVRIDSIYSSITGHTLHEDLSEEAIKGWYKELLDHAAKQNFKHFHHSLLQGLNEISQRFDAAYIVNAPAAPSEAESFNWFIDNAPTPLYLRIASDIMWESEKSGNVAGDFLPSESELRSVYGVSPVTVRKALSILNSLGLTRTFNGKGTQIVFERSHSPEVLGQLDEYLSSLEILRYSCKAIAFDAFKSITEKDKKYILELLESKSYSRGVTTALTDILISSIQSPAMHNIYEHLKIKLAYGVILKTFVSNDDYDRVDRLLYGDMDKLAKAVTNNDTALLGKIIESTYRQTYEYSENKLKLLYAEQTEEIKEKTP; encoded by the coding sequence TTGAAAAAAGAAATTCCATTGTATCTATTTATTTGCAGAAAGATTGAGGATGATATTTACAACGGCAAATTAAAACTGGGTGACACCCTGCCATCTGAACCAAAAATCAGCAAACAAATGGGTGCCAGTCGTAATTCCGTTCGAAAAGCCCTGCGTCTATTGCAGGACAGCAATCTTATTTTCTGCTCCCATGGTAAAAATGCCCAGGTAATCTTTGACAGCCGACTGCCGGAACACCGTGAGGCTTATGAAAAGCGCTTTGAAAACCGGCGGCACGGCATCAGCGATACTTACCGGATGCTCTCTATTCTTTTACCCAGCATCATCACATACGGCGCTTCCAAATGCAGCCGCGAGGATTACATGACGCTCTACGAGATGACCGACAACCTGGACTCTTCCGACCCGATTGAGATGTTTGCCTTCCACTGCCGCTTTATCCGGAATATCCTGAGACGAACAGACAATCCTTTTGTCATTGAGCTTTTTGAACAGATCTGTGATTTTGTCCGGATTGATTCCATTTACAGCAGTATTACCGGCCACACGCTCCATGAAGATCTTTCAGAGGAAGCCATCAAGGGGTGGTACAAAGAGCTGCTCGACCATGCTGCCAAGCAGAATTTTAAACATTTTCATCACTCCCTGCTCCAGGGCCTTAATGAGATCAGCCAGCGCTTTGACGCGGCCTATATTGTAAACGCACCGGCTGCGCCTTCCGAAGCAGAAAGCTTTAACTGGTTTATCGACAATGCTCCGACACCTCTTTATCTGAGGATTGCCAGCGACATCATGTGGGAGAGCGAAAAATCTGGCAATGTAGCCGGCGATTTTCTCCCGTCCGAATCCGAACTTCGCAGCGTTTACGGCGTTTCGCCGGTTACTGTCCGAAAAGCTTTGTCTATCCTGAATTCCCTTGGTCTGACCAGAACCTTTAATGGAAAGGGCACCCAAATTGTCTTTGAGCGCTCCCATTCTCCCGAAGTTCTTGGCCAGCTTGACGAATATCTGAGCAGTCTTGAAATTCTGCGCTATTCCTGCAAAGCCATCGCCTTTGACGCTTTTAAATCCATAACTGAAAAAGACAAAAAGTATATCCTTGAGCTTCTGGAAAGCAAGAGCTACAGCCGCGGCGTTACCACAGCCTTAACCGATATTCTGATCTCGTCGATCCAGTCCCCGGCCATGCACAATATTTATGAGCATCTGAAAATTAAGCTGGCTTATGGCGTTATTCTTAAAACCTTTGTCAGCAACGACGATTATGACCGTGTCGACCGCCTTTTATACGGCGATATGGACAAGCTCGCAAAAGCTGTCACAAACAATGACACCGCCCTGCTGGGAAAAATCATTGAAAGCACCTACAGGCAAACCTATGAGTACTCAGAAAACAAACTAAAGCTTTTATACGCAGAGCAAACTGAAGAAATTAAAGAAAAAACTCCCTGA
- a CDS encoding helix-turn-helix domain-containing protein, with amino-acid sequence MESRLDQKAIGQRIRQRRTFLNMSREDLARKIGITQTFLTDIELGTKGFSLKSLERFCEALKMSSDSILFGKSLDEKEKNTALLDILEHCPDEKKEYAERMMMLFLMSHETSNEC; translated from the coding sequence ATGGAATCAAGGTTAGATCAAAAGGCAATCGGCCAGCGTATCCGGCAGCGTAGAACTTTTTTAAATATGAGCCGTGAAGATTTGGCGCGGAAAATAGGGATTACACAGACTTTTTTAACAGATATCGAGCTGGGAACCAAAGGCTTTTCCTTAAAGAGTCTTGAACGTTTCTGCGAAGCGTTAAAAATGTCTTCGGACAGCATCCTGTTCGGCAAAAGTCTGGATGAAAAGGAAAAAAACACCGCGCTGCTCGACATTCTCGAGCATTGCCCCGATGAAAAAAAGGAATACGCAGAAAGAATGATGATGCTTTTTTTAATGAGCCATGAAACATCAAACGAGTGTTGA
- the hemA gene encoding glutamyl-tRNA reductase — MKLVVVGINHKDTPLEIREKGAFIKRTVKEGIASLLEEACIEEVIILSTCNRSEIYVATRDVEAAGQALKNFYIEEKSRELGSYLFCEKGREAILHLYRVVTGLDSMILGEDQILGQVKDALELSQSVHGCGKYLTKAFREAVTFAKKVKTVYKISETPLSLSSTAVKHVKRTYEDYADKKVLIIGSGKMGLLALRYMAAEGFNSVYMTNRTYHPGDEYRDIYEGVNMIRYEDRYEAIEDIDVIISATASPHVVLKRELMPERKKPLMAIDLALPRDIEEAVSEMDQVELLTIDNFKDIIDEKMHYRERVAEKIALEIEEEIDGLMVWITKSKVDNMVAHFNQVSGQLADETIEILNKRYQFEGKDREFLEKIVHSKFREMVMPSIKQLKTLDSEDDILRFEKTLAFLFSGGNVEDSQ; from the coding sequence ATGAAGTTAGTTGTAGTGGGAATCAATCATAAAGACACACCTCTGGAAATCAGGGAAAAGGGTGCTTTTATCAAGCGGACCGTAAAAGAAGGCATTGCGAGCCTTCTTGAAGAGGCGTGTATTGAAGAGGTGATCATTCTTTCTACCTGTAATCGAAGCGAAATTTATGTGGCGACCCGCGATGTGGAAGCAGCGGGCCAGGCGCTGAAAAATTTTTACATTGAGGAGAAATCCAGAGAACTCGGAAGTTATCTGTTCTGTGAAAAGGGCAGAGAGGCCATCCTTCACCTTTACCGGGTAGTGACCGGGCTAGATTCAATGATCCTGGGTGAGGATCAGATATTAGGCCAGGTAAAGGATGCCCTTGAATTGTCCCAGTCTGTTCACGGCTGTGGAAAATACTTAACCAAGGCTTTCAGAGAAGCCGTCACCTTTGCCAAGAAGGTTAAAACTGTTTATAAGATTTCTGAGACGCCGCTCTCCCTGAGCTCGACAGCGGTTAAGCACGTTAAGAGGACCTATGAGGACTATGCGGATAAAAAGGTGCTGATCATCGGATCTGGAAAGATGGGGCTTCTGGCGCTGCGTTACATGGCGGCAGAGGGGTTTAACAGCGTCTATATGACCAATCGTACCTATCATCCGGGAGATGAATACCGTGATATCTATGAGGGCGTCAATATGATACGTTATGAGGACCGCTATGAAGCCATTGAAGATATCGATGTAATTATCTCAGCCACGGCCTCTCCTCACGTTGTCTTAAAACGGGAACTCATGCCAGAGCGTAAAAAGCCTCTTATGGCCATTGACCTGGCGCTGCCAAGGGATATTGAAGAAGCCGTCTCAGAAATGGACCAGGTCGAGCTGCTGACCATTGACAATTTTAAAGATATTATTGATGAAAAAATGCATTACCGCGAAAGGGTGGCAGAAAAGATCGCCCTCGAGATCGAAGAGGAAATCGACGGACTCATGGTTTGGATTACGAAGTCTAAAGTGGACAATATGGTAGCGCATTTTAATCAGGTTTCCGGCCAGCTGGCAGATGAGACCATTGAGATTCTCAACAAGCGCTATCAGTTTGAGGGGAAAGACAGGGAATTTCTTGAAAAAATTGTCCATTCAAAATTCCGCGAGATGGTCATGCCCTCCATCAAGCAGCTGAAAACACTGGACAGCGAGGACGATATCCTGCGCTTTGAAAAAACACTGGCGTTTTTATTCTCTGGCGGTAATGTGGAGGATTCCCAATGA
- a CDS encoding precorrin-2 dehydrogenase/sirohydrochlorin ferrochelatase family protein, with amino-acid sequence MKGPVLLNFTGKKALVIGGGKVGMRRAETLAGYGCFVTCVDKNMKVPEKPAENIRYVKAYCRIETALDGMDLVVAATDQRELNDQILENCKIRGIWCNVTDDPEHSDFIFPSVVRRGDLTISVCTDGASPTLTTQIKKELEEKYDESYAERLRLLKQLRRHLLKTESSSEEKKRQLRELTALTIEELQREVEKI; translated from the coding sequence ATGAAAGGACCGGTTCTGCTTAATTTTACCGGAAAAAAGGCCCTTGTGATCGGCGGTGGGAAAGTAGGAATGCGGCGTGCGGAAACCCTAGCCGGGTATGGGTGTTTTGTGACCTGTGTGGACAAAAACATGAAGGTTCCTGAAAAGCCGGCTGAGAACATTCGTTATGTCAAAGCCTACTGCCGGATTGAGACAGCCCTTGACGGTATGGATCTTGTAGTGGCGGCAACAGACCAGCGCGAGCTGAATGACCAGATTCTTGAAAACTGTAAAATACGCGGTATCTGGTGCAACGTTACAGACGACCCCGAGCATTCTGATTTTATTTTTCCCTCAGTGGTGAGACGGGGAGACTTGACGATTTCGGTCTGTACTGACGGTGCAAGCCCAACGCTGACCACCCAGATAAAAAAAGAGCTGGAAGAAAAATACGACGAAAGTTACGCAGAGCGGCTCAGGCTGCTTAAACAGCTGAGGCGGCATCTGCTAAAAACAGAGTCCTCATCAGAGGAAAAAAAGAGGCAGCTCAGGGAGCTGACAGCATTAACCATTGAAGAATTGCAGAGAGAAGTGGAGAAAATATGA